One Janthinobacterium sp. TB1-E2 genomic region harbors:
- a CDS encoding nucleotidyltransferase domain-containing protein: MPPPLPEEIQRHLDIFVAAAQTAFGADLAAAVLFGSAADGQLRATSDVNLLLLLKRFTPASADALRGPLRLAHAAIDLQVMFLLESELPQAADAFAVKFADIIARHRVLHGVDPFASLHTSRDAVLRRLRQVLLNQQLRMRERYMLLSLNEEQLAGAIADAAGPLRSAAASLAQLEGKPAQSGKQALEAFVDQLGDPALHSALQAMSAARETARLAPGQALPAFTSLMAITERLREHAEQMR, encoded by the coding sequence ATGCCGCCACCGCTGCCAGAAGAGATACAACGCCACCTCGATATATTCGTCGCCGCCGCACAAACGGCCTTCGGCGCCGACCTGGCCGCCGCCGTGCTGTTTGGCTCGGCCGCCGATGGCCAGCTGCGCGCCACCTCCGACGTCAACCTGCTGTTGCTGCTCAAGCGCTTTACGCCCGCATCGGCCGATGCGCTGCGCGGCCCCTTGCGCCTGGCGCACGCCGCCATCGATTTGCAGGTGATGTTCCTGCTCGAAAGCGAATTGCCCCAGGCCGCCGACGCTTTCGCCGTCAAGTTCGCCGACATCATCGCGCGCCACCGGGTGCTGCATGGCGTTGATCCTTTCGCCAGCCTGCACACGAGCCGCGACGCCGTGCTGCGCCGCCTGCGGCAAGTGCTGCTGAACCAGCAGCTGCGCATGCGCGAACGGTATATGCTATTGAGCCTGAATGAAGAACAGCTGGCCGGCGCCATCGCCGACGCGGCCGGCCCGCTGCGTTCGGCGGCGGCCTCGCTGGCGCAGCTCGAGGGCAAACCTGCGCAGTCCGGCAAGCAGGCGCTCGAAGCGTTTGTCGACCAGTTGGGCGACCCGGCCCTGCACTCTGCCTTGCAAGCCATGTCGGCCGCGCGCGAAACGGCGCGCCTGGCGCCGGGGCAGGCCCTCCCCGCCTTCACAAGCCTGATGGCGATTACCGAACGCCTGCGCGAACACGCGGAGCAGATGCGGTGA
- the mfd gene encoding transcription-repair coupling factor, whose amino-acid sequence MSLDLTKALPKPGNRYALPALYGSSDAYALALAASALKARGQMLAVVVAQASDGQRLLDEIPWFGGKELRCHLLPDWETLPYDAFSPHQDLVSERLATLHEIQTRQCDVLIVPATTALVRLAPPSFLAAYTFFFKKGEKLDEARLKSQLTLAGYSHVSQVMSPGEYSVRGGLLDLFPMGSALPYRLDLFGDTIETIRTFDADTQRSLYPVHEVRLLPGREFPMDEAARTTFRNRWREQFEGDPSRSVVYKDISSGIASAGIEYYLPLFFEQTATLFDYLPPDASLALVGEIDAAIGRFWTDTQSRYRFLKADRERPILPPESLFLSDEQFFGLAKPYARLAIAKSNDALASELSAPVPNIAVNRRADDPLANLRSYLLQSGRRVMICAESNGRRETLQQYFSEYDLHLTPVEGSDGFLQSDAKLMLGVAPLHAGFELFTPDGNLSFITETELYAGSGRRVGTKKQEGVTQVESMVRDLSELKIGDPVVHINHGIGRYMGLTSMDLGEGETEFLHLEYAKDTKLYVPVSQLHVISRYSGASPEDAPLHSLGSGQWEKAKKRAAEQVRDTAAELLNLYARRALRQGHSFEFSSHDYQRFADSFGFDETPDQAEAIHNVIKDMTSGKPMDRLVCGDVGFGKTEVALRAAFIAVMGGKQVAILAPTTLLAEQHAQTFADRFADWPVRIAELSRFRSGKEITQAFKGMADGTIDIVIGTHKLLSDDVKFTRLGLVIIDEEHRFGVRQKEALKALRAEVDVLTLTATPIPRTLGMALEGLRDFSIIATAPQKRLAIKTFVRSEGEAIIREACLRELKRGGQIYFLHNEVETIQNRLAMLTELLPEARIAVAHGQMHERDLEKVMRDFVAQRFNILLCTTIIETGIDVPTANTIIMHRADKFGLAQLHQLRGRVGRSHHQAYAYLLVHDVQGLTKLAQRRLDAIQQMEELGSGFYLAMHDLEIRGAGEVLGESQSGEMTEIGFQLYSDMLNEAVRSLKAGKEPDLAAPLASTTEINLHVPALLPADFCGDVHERLSIYKRLANCATQEKIDDIQEELIDRFGKLPDAVKALVETHRLRIAAKTVGIVKIDVHGEAATLQFMAKPPIDPMRIIDLIQKNRHIKLHGQDKLKITAAMPDLAARVTQIKTTIKQLTV is encoded by the coding sequence ATGTCCTTAGACTTAACAAAAGCCCTCCCCAAGCCCGGCAACCGCTATGCGCTGCCCGCCCTGTATGGTTCATCCGACGCCTATGCCCTGGCGCTGGCCGCTTCGGCCTTGAAAGCGCGGGGCCAGATGCTGGCCGTGGTGGTGGCGCAGGCCAGCGACGGCCAGCGCCTGCTTGATGAAATCCCGTGGTTTGGCGGCAAGGAACTGCGCTGCCATCTGCTGCCGGACTGGGAAACCCTGCCCTACGATGCGTTCTCGCCGCACCAGGACCTGGTCTCCGAGCGCCTGGCCACCTTGCACGAAATCCAGACGCGCCAGTGCGACGTGCTGATCGTGCCGGCCACCACGGCGCTCGTGCGCCTGGCGCCGCCATCGTTCCTGGCCGCCTACACCTTCTTCTTCAAGAAGGGCGAAAAGCTCGATGAAGCGCGATTGAAGTCGCAGCTGACCCTGGCCGGCTACAGCCATGTCTCGCAAGTGATGTCGCCGGGCGAATACTCGGTACGCGGCGGCCTGCTCGACCTGTTCCCCATGGGGTCCGCCCTGCCCTACCGCCTGGACCTGTTCGGCGACACCATCGAGACCATCCGCACGTTCGATGCCGACACCCAGCGCTCGCTGTATCCCGTGCATGAAGTACGGCTGCTGCCGGGCCGCGAATTCCCCATGGACGAAGCGGCGCGCACCACCTTCCGCAACCGCTGGCGCGAACAGTTCGAAGGCGATCCATCGCGCTCGGTCGTCTACAAGGACATCAGCAGCGGCATCGCCTCGGCCGGCATCGAATACTACCTGCCCTTGTTCTTCGAGCAGACGGCCACCCTGTTCGACTACCTGCCGCCCGACGCCTCGCTGGCCCTGGTGGGAGAAATCGACGCTGCCATCGGGCGCTTCTGGACCGATACCCAGTCGCGCTACCGCTTCCTGAAAGCGGACCGCGAGCGGCCCATCCTGCCGCCCGAATCGCTGTTCCTGTCCGACGAGCAGTTCTTCGGCCTGGCCAAGCCGTATGCGCGCCTGGCGATCGCCAAGTCGAACGATGCGCTGGCGTCCGAACTGTCGGCGCCCGTGCCAAACATCGCCGTCAACCGCCGCGCCGACGATCCGCTGGCCAACCTGCGCAGCTATTTGCTGCAATCGGGGCGCCGCGTGATGATCTGCGCCGAATCGAACGGCCGCCGCGAAACCTTGCAGCAGTACTTCAGCGAATACGATCTGCACCTGACGCCCGTCGAAGGCAGCGATGGCTTTTTGCAATCCGACGCCAAACTGATGTTAGGCGTGGCGCCGCTGCATGCGGGTTTCGAGCTGTTTACGCCGGATGGAAATTTATCCTTCATCACCGAAACGGAGTTGTACGCCGGTTCCGGCCGCCGGGTCGGCACCAAGAAGCAGGAAGGCGTGACGCAGGTCGAATCGATGGTGCGCGACCTGTCGGAGCTGAAAATCGGCGACCCCGTCGTGCACATCAACCACGGCATCGGGCGCTACATGGGCCTGACCAGCATGGACCTGGGCGAAGGCGAAACGGAGTTCCTGCACCTGGAATACGCGAAGGACACCAAACTGTACGTGCCCGTGTCGCAGCTGCATGTGATCTCGCGCTATTCGGGCGCGTCGCCGGAAGACGCGCCGCTGCACTCGCTCGGCTCGGGCCAGTGGGAAAAGGCGAAGAAGCGCGCGGCCGAACAGGTGCGCGACACGGCCGCCGAGCTGCTCAACCTGTATGCGCGCCGCGCGCTGCGCCAGGGCCACTCGTTCGAATTCTCGTCGCACGACTACCAGCGCTTCGCCGACAGCTTCGGCTTCGATGAAACGCCGGACCAGGCCGAGGCCATCCACAACGTCATCAAGGACATGACTTCCGGTAAACCGATGGACCGCCTCGTCTGTGGCGACGTCGGCTTCGGCAAGACGGAAGTGGCGCTGCGCGCCGCGTTCATCGCCGTCATGGGTGGCAAGCAGGTGGCCATCCTGGCGCCCACCACCCTGCTGGCCGAGCAGCATGCGCAAACCTTTGCCGACCGTTTCGCCGACTGGCCCGTGCGCATCGCGGAATTGTCGCGCTTCCGTAGCGGCAAGGAAATCACACAGGCGTTCAAGGGCATGGCCGACGGCACCATCGACATCGTCATCGGCACCCATAAACTGCTGTCCGACGACGTGAAATTCACGCGCCTGGGTCTCGTCATCATCGACGAGGAACACAGGTTCGGCGTGCGCCAGAAGGAAGCGCTGAAAGCCTTGCGTGCGGAAGTGGACGTGCTGACCCTGACGGCCACGCCGATCCCGCGCACACTGGGCATGGCACTGGAAGGCTTGCGCGACTTTTCCATCATCGCCACGGCGCCGCAAAAGCGCCTGGCCATCAAGACGTTCGTGCGCAGCGAGGGCGAAGCCATCATCCGCGAAGCGTGCCTGCGCGAACTCAAACGCGGTGGCCAGATCTACTTCCTGCACAACGAAGTGGAAACCATCCAGAACCGTCTGGCCATGCTGACGGAACTGCTGCCCGAGGCGCGCATCGCCGTGGCGCATGGCCAGATGCACGAGCGCGACCTGGAAAAAGTCATGCGCGACTTCGTCGCCCAGCGTTTCAATATCCTGCTGTGCACGACGATCATCGAGACCGGCATCGACGTGCCGACGGCGAACACCATCATCATGCACCGCGCCGACAAGTTCGGCCTGGCGCAGCTGCACCAGCTGCGCGGCCGTGTGGGACGCTCGCATCACCAGGCCTACGCCTACCTGCTGGTGCACGACGTGCAAGGCCTCACGAAACTGGCGCAGCGCCGCCTGGACGCCATCCAGCAGATGGAAGAACTGGGCAGCGGCTTTTACCTGGCCATGCACGACCTGGAAATCCGCGGCGCCGGCGAGGTGCTGGGCGAGAGCCAGTCGGGCGAGATGACGGAAATCGGCTTCCAGCTGTATTCAGACATGCTCAACGAAGCCGTGCGCTCGCTGAAAGCGGGCAAGGAGCCGGACCTGGCCGCGCCGCTGGCGTCGACCACCGAGATCAACCTGCACGTGCCGGCCCTGCTGCCGGCCGACTTCTGCGGCGACGTGCACGAGCGCCTGTCGATCTACAAGCGCCTGGCCAACTGCGCCACGCAGGAGAAGATCGACGATATCCAGGAGGAGCTGATCGACCGCTTCGGCAAGCTGCCCGACGCCGTCAAGGCCCTGGTCGAGACGCACCGCTTGCGCATCGCTGCGAAAACCGTGGGCATCGTCAAGATCGACGTGCATGGCGAGGCGGCCACTCTGCAATTCATGGCCAAGCCACCGATCGACCCGATGCGCATCATCGACCTGATCCAGAAAAACCGCCATATCAAGCTGCATGGCCAGGACAAGCTGAAAATCACGGCCGCCATGCCGGACCTGGCCGCGCGCGTGACGCAGATCAAGACCACCATCAAGCAATTGACGGTGTAG
- a CDS encoding DUF692 domain-containing protein has translation MAVSQDATRDRVGLGWRGELAAGILSNLARIDVLEVIADDYYGASRAGISALRSLARQVPVSLHGVGMGLASTIPADPRRLHAMARLMQAVQAESWSEHLSFVRAGGIEIGHLAAPPRTQHSAAGAIANIALATRIVGSAPLMENIATLVQPPASTMDEAEWVAQIIHGAQVPLLLDLHNLYANAVNAGEAPQELLLRLPLDRVGAVHLSGGHWIEAPGGGQRLLDDHLHDVPPEVFDLLTVLARHAPQPLTVTVERDGNYPSFEHVLGQLESARAALRAGRNA, from the coding sequence GTGGCAGTTAGCCAGGACGCCACGCGCGACCGCGTCGGCCTGGGCTGGCGCGGCGAACTGGCCGCCGGCATCCTGTCCAATCTGGCGCGAATCGATGTGCTGGAAGTGATCGCCGACGATTATTACGGCGCCTCGCGCGCCGGCATTTCGGCCTTGCGCAGCCTGGCGCGCCAGGTGCCGGTCAGCCTGCATGGCGTGGGCATGGGGCTGGCCTCGACGATTCCCGCCGACCCGCGCCGCCTGCATGCGATGGCGCGCCTGATGCAAGCGGTGCAGGCGGAATCGTGGTCCGAGCACCTGAGTTTCGTGCGTGCCGGCGGCATCGAGATCGGCCACCTGGCGGCGCCGCCGCGCACGCAGCACAGCGCCGCTGGCGCCATCGCCAATATCGCGCTGGCCACGCGCATCGTCGGCAGCGCGCCGCTGATGGAAAACATCGCCACCCTCGTCCAGCCGCCTGCCAGCACCATGGACGAAGCCGAGTGGGTGGCGCAGATTATCCACGGCGCGCAAGTGCCGCTGCTGCTCGACCTGCACAACCTGTATGCGAATGCCGTGAATGCTGGCGAGGCGCCGCAGGAACTGCTGCTGCGCCTGCCCCTGGACAGGGTCGGCGCCGTGCACCTGAGCGGCGGCCACTGGATCGAAGCGCCGGGCGGCGGCCAGCGCTTGCTGGACGACCATCTGCACGATGTGCCGCCCGAAGTCTTCGATCTGTTGACCGTGCTGGCGCGCCATGCGCCGCAACCGTTGACGGTGACAGTCGAACGCGACGGCAATTACCCGTCGTTCGAGCATGTGCTGGGCCAGCTGGAATCGGCGCGCGCGGCCTTGCGCGCGGGGCGAAACGCATGA
- the serB gene encoding phosphoserine phosphatase SerB, protein MNLILQGLDGDSARLERIAALAAPTSVTRLGPNAVRCEQIAYSPALRPTIEVAAQAAQLDATYMMGQRELSEFKLVAMDMDSTLITIECIDEIADMQGLKPQVAAITEAAMRGELDFAASLKQRVALLEGLDASALQRVYDERLKLSPGAEAMLAAVQKAGLKTLLVSGGFTFFTERLKERLGLDYTHANALEIIDGKLTGKVLGGIVDAEEKQRTVERVCAEMGITPSQAIVMGDGANDLKMMGIAGLSVAFRAKPVVRSQADVALNFVGLDGLLNVLS, encoded by the coding sequence ATGAATCTGATCCTGCAGGGCCTGGACGGCGATAGCGCCCGCCTCGAACGCATCGCCGCGCTGGCCGCGCCGACGTCCGTCACGCGCCTCGGTCCGAACGCCGTGCGCTGCGAACAGATCGCCTATTCGCCCGCGTTGCGCCCCACGATCGAAGTGGCGGCGCAGGCGGCGCAGCTGGACGCCACCTACATGATGGGACAGCGTGAACTCAGCGAATTCAAGCTCGTGGCGATGGACATGGATTCGACCCTGATCACCATCGAGTGCATCGATGAAATCGCCGACATGCAGGGATTGAAACCGCAAGTGGCGGCCATCACGGAAGCGGCCATGCGCGGTGAACTCGATTTTGCCGCCAGCCTGAAACAGCGCGTGGCCCTGCTCGAAGGCCTCGATGCGTCGGCCCTGCAGCGCGTCTACGATGAGCGTTTGAAGCTGTCGCCGGGCGCGGAAGCCATGCTGGCGGCCGTGCAAAAGGCCGGCCTGAAAACCCTGCTGGTGTCGGGCGGTTTCACCTTCTTCACCGAACGCCTGAAGGAGCGCCTGGGCCTCGACTACACGCATGCGAACGCACTGGAAATCATCGACGGCAAGCTGACGGGCAAAGTCCTGGGCGGCATCGTCGACGCCGAGGAAAAACAGCGCACGGTGGAGCGCGTGTGCGCAGAGATGGGCATTACGCCATCGCAGGCCATCGTCATGGGCGACGGCGCCAACGACTTGAAAATGATGGGCATCGCCGGCCTGTCCGTCGCTTTCCGCGCCAAGCCCGTGGTGCGCTCGCAGGCCGACGTGGCGCTGAACTTTGTCGGACTCGATGGCTTGCTCAACGTCTTGAGCTGA
- a CDS encoding TIGR04222 domain-containing membrane protein: MNGYNPFDWSGPSFLLAYLIFGTLVYYLARELLIRQELRNPHAQLSLADDPYRIAFLRGGALEAVKIAAIVLVDRGLLRADGPLLETASADSLRFASHDIERDVLRLYLGRQGHSKELAVQADMLPSCRAYQETLTQQELLVGPPLLRRRERITWAAHWLLLTVAGVKAVIAISRQHYNLLFLAALLAIFLLMLRGLRTQATSWSAQRLLTDLRMLFGRLNMRSARLQAGSSSADMALLAAIFGIGALPLSVYAYVAELYPAPRQNGGGDSSSSSTGDSGDSSSGGGGDGGSSGCGGCGGGGGCGS, translated from the coding sequence GTGAACGGCTACAATCCCTTTGACTGGAGCGGGCCATCGTTCCTGCTGGCCTACCTGATCTTCGGCACGCTCGTGTACTACCTGGCGCGCGAGCTGCTGATCCGCCAGGAGCTGCGCAATCCGCACGCCCAGCTGTCGCTGGCCGATGATCCCTACCGCATTGCTTTTTTGCGTGGCGGCGCCCTCGAAGCCGTGAAAATCGCCGCCATCGTGCTGGTCGACCGGGGCTTGCTGCGCGCCGACGGCCCGCTGCTGGAAACGGCCAGCGCCGACAGCCTGCGCTTTGCCAGCCACGACATCGAACGCGACGTGCTGCGGCTGTACCTGGGCCGCCAAGGCCACAGCAAGGAACTGGCCGTGCAGGCCGACATGCTGCCATCGTGCCGCGCCTACCAGGAGACGTTGACGCAGCAGGAATTGCTGGTCGGCCCGCCGCTGCTGCGCCGGCGCGAACGCATCACCTGGGCCGCGCACTGGCTGCTGCTGACGGTGGCCGGCGTCAAAGCCGTCATCGCCATCAGCCGCCAGCACTACAATCTGCTGTTCCTGGCGGCCCTGCTGGCGATTTTTCTCCTCATGCTGCGCGGCTTGCGCACCCAGGCGACCAGCTGGAGCGCGCAGCGGCTGCTGACCGACCTGCGCATGCTGTTCGGCCGGCTGAACATGCGCTCGGCGCGCCTGCAGGCGGGCAGCAGCAGTGCCGACATGGCCCTGCTGGCCGCCATCTTCGGCATCGGCGCCCTGCCCTTGTCCGTGTACGCGTATGTCGCCGAGCTGTATCCGGCGCCCCGGCAAAATGGCGGTGGCGACTCCTCGTCCAGCAGCACGGGCGACTCGGGCGACTCGTCATCGGGCGGCGGCGGTGACGGCGGCAGCAGCGGCTGTGGCGGTTGCGGCGGTGGCGGCGGCTGTGGCAGTTAG
- a CDS encoding serine hydrolase domain-containing protein: MKRDRYLTVAARARSWLQRAVPALLLCVTAAHAAGPTLEAEFAAGLKDEGLAGAVWSEVLPDGTVKVGASGLRDAAKNIPMQTDTRMQVGSVGKVALALGVLRLVSEDKLTLDTPLQQVLPELALKNPWQASDPVRIRHLLAHTSGLDNVRFWQAFSLNPAPETPLAEGFDGGRNLLRVRARPGSRYAYSNMGYGLLGMVIEKVTGQPYERYLDAQLLQPLGMADSTFAYVTQMSTQMSTQAGAHADPRLAMGHFEHGVAQPAVPQYLRPAAQFTTTAADMGKLAQFLMGDGKLQGTQFIDLALMGALSEPAGTDAAQAGLATGHGLALAVRDRHNVVGACHPGTTVGFRAMLCIYPEQDSAFFVAFNTDAEQADYERFNRLLLRDLELPLRAPAPRGTPAPTVENWQGVYVPSPSPMASMAWVDAVFGFTRVKWDGESLFLIPFQGEPKELEPVGGLLFRASDRSTPSHVLMQEDGKHVLSDGLRSYERASMLRMLVLWGSLALGAAGLLYVLLVGVWRAARRSLERSDHLFAPLLATLALLLPLPFFYFQSYLRLGDVTIASVLLALATGALPLATAFGLARCWRSRGTAAEAGSLAKWDWVALLAALQLLLVLAWWGLLPLRMWQL, from the coding sequence TTGAAACGAGATCGATATCTTACCGTGGCCGCGCGCGCGAGGTCATGGCTGCAGCGCGCCGTGCCAGCCTTGCTGCTGTGTGTCACGGCTGCCCATGCGGCCGGCCCCACCCTGGAGGCGGAGTTCGCCGCCGGCTTGAAGGACGAGGGCCTGGCGGGCGCCGTCTGGAGTGAAGTCTTGCCTGACGGAACAGTCAAAGTCGGCGCGTCCGGCTTGCGCGATGCCGCCAAGAATATACCGATGCAGACCGACACGCGCATGCAGGTGGGCTCCGTGGGCAAGGTGGCGCTGGCGCTGGGCGTCTTGCGCCTGGTCAGCGAAGACAAGCTCACGCTCGACACGCCATTGCAGCAGGTGCTGCCGGAACTGGCGCTGAAAAATCCGTGGCAGGCCAGCGACCCCGTGCGCATCCGCCACCTGCTCGCGCATACGTCGGGTCTCGATAACGTGCGCTTCTGGCAGGCGTTCAGCCTGAACCCGGCGCCGGAGACGCCGCTGGCCGAGGGCTTTGACGGTGGACGCAATCTGCTGCGCGTGCGTGCCCGGCCCGGCAGCCGCTATGCGTACTCGAACATGGGCTATGGCTTGCTGGGCATGGTGATCGAGAAGGTCACGGGCCAGCCGTATGAACGCTACCTCGATGCGCAGCTGCTGCAACCGCTGGGCATGGCGGACAGCACGTTTGCCTATGTTACGCAAATGAGTACGCAAATGAGCACCCAGGCGGGCGCGCATGCGGACCCGCGCCTGGCCATGGGCCACTTCGAGCATGGCGTGGCGCAGCCGGCCGTGCCCCAGTATTTGCGTCCGGCCGCGCAATTTACCACTACAGCGGCCGACATGGGCAAGCTGGCGCAATTCCTGATGGGCGATGGCAAGCTGCAGGGCACGCAGTTCATCGACCTGGCGCTGATGGGCGCCTTGTCCGAACCGGCCGGCACGGATGCGGCGCAGGCGGGCCTGGCAACGGGTCACGGCCTGGCGCTGGCCGTACGCGACCGCCATAACGTGGTGGGTGCCTGCCATCCCGGCACGACTGTCGGTTTTCGCGCCATGCTGTGCATCTACCCGGAGCAGGACAGCGCCTTCTTCGTGGCCTTCAATACGGATGCGGAGCAGGCCGACTATGAGCGCTTCAACCGCCTGCTGCTGCGTGACCTGGAACTGCCGCTGCGCGCGCCGGCCCCGCGCGGCACGCCCGCGCCCACGGTGGAAAACTGGCAGGGCGTCTACGTGCCGTCGCCCAGCCCCATGGCCAGCATGGCCTGGGTCGACGCTGTCTTCGGCTTTACGCGTGTGAAATGGGATGGCGAGTCGCTGTTCCTGATCCCGTTCCAGGGCGAGCCGAAGGAGCTGGAACCGGTGGGCGGCCTGCTGTTCCGCGCCAGCGACCGCAGCACGCCATCGCACGTGCTGATGCAGGAGGATGGCAAGCATGTGCTCAGCGATGGCTTGCGCAGCTATGAGCGCGCGTCGATGCTGCGCATGCTGGTGCTGTGGGGCAGCCTGGCCCTCGGGGCGGCCGGCTTGCTGTACGTGCTGCTGGTGGGCGTGTGGCGGGCCGCGCGGCGCAGCCTGGAACGGAGTGACCATCTGTTCGCGCCTTTGCTGGCCACGCTGGCGCTGCTCTTGCCGCTGCCGTTTTTCTATTTCCAGTCCTACCTGCGACTGGGCGACGTCACCATCGCCAGCGTGCTGCTGGCATTGGCGACGGGCGCGCTGCCGCTGGCGACGGCGTTCGGTTTGGCCCGCTGCTGGCGCAGCCGCGGCACGGCGGCCGAGGCGGGCTCGCTGGCGAAATGGGATTGGGTGGCCTTGCTGGCGGCCTTGCAACTGCTGCTGGTGCTGGCTTGGTGGGGCTTGCTGCCGCTGCGTATGTGGCAGCTGTAG